In a genomic window of Nostoc sp. UHCC 0870:
- the hppD gene encoding 4-hydroxyphenylpyruvate dioxygenase has translation MKIDHVHFYVEDAKVWRDWFVNYLGFTSIASGIHSFHTCTEAVKSGVVKFLLSSPVLPTSPVAEFLRQHPPGVVDIAFAVEDLETAIAHAQNHGAKVLQSIEERQVGNFFHKCSKIAAWGSLTHTLIERPPEPHQSPSNNIVTAIDHIVLNVAAGDLERVVTWYDKILDFQPRQTFKIQTDRSALYSQVMVSRQGSVQLPVNEPASQNSQIQEFLDCNRGAGIQHIALQTTNLVNAIAQFRQRGLSLLSVPQTYYSQLQNRPGLPLSPVELAAIAQQEILVDWQQDSDQGVLLQIFTQPIFGEPTFFFEFIERRRQAQGFGEGNFRALFEAIESEQIKRGTLEC, from the coding sequence ATGAAAATTGATCATGTTCACTTCTATGTAGAAGATGCCAAAGTCTGGCGAGATTGGTTTGTAAACTATCTGGGTTTCACATCAATAGCTAGTGGTATCCATTCATTCCACACTTGCACAGAGGCGGTGAAAAGTGGTGTGGTCAAGTTTTTGCTGTCTTCACCTGTATTACCCACCAGTCCAGTAGCTGAGTTTTTGCGTCAACACCCCCCTGGTGTAGTAGATATTGCGTTTGCAGTTGAAGATTTAGAAACTGCGATCGCTCATGCTCAAAACCACGGTGCGAAAGTCTTACAATCTATCGAGGAACGCCAAGTAGGTAATTTCTTCCACAAATGCAGCAAAATAGCAGCTTGGGGTAGTTTGACTCATACCTTAATTGAACGTCCCCCAGAACCCCATCAAAGCCCATCTAACAATATTGTCACTGCTATAGATCATATAGTCCTGAATGTGGCAGCAGGTGACTTAGAGCGTGTAGTTACTTGGTATGACAAAATTCTCGATTTTCAACCCCGCCAAACCTTTAAAATTCAAACCGATCGCTCTGCCTTGTATAGTCAAGTTATGGTTTCCCGTCAAGGTAGCGTGCAGTTACCAGTCAATGAACCAGCTTCCCAAAATTCCCAAATTCAAGAATTTTTAGATTGCAATCGTGGCGCAGGAATTCAACACATCGCCTTGCAAACCACCAATCTTGTCAACGCGATCGCCCAATTTCGCCAGCGTGGTTTATCTTTACTCTCCGTTCCCCAAACCTACTACTCTCAACTCCAAAACCGCCCCGGACTTCCCCTATCACCTGTAGAATTAGCAGCGATCGCTCAACAGGAAATTTTGGTAGATTGGCAGCAAGATTCCGATCAAGGAGTATTGTTACAAATTTTTACTCAGCCCATCTTTGGAGAACCAACCTTTTTCTTTGAATTTATTGAACGTCGCCGCCAAGCGCAAGGCTTCGGGGAAGGTAATTTTCGCGCCCTCTTTGAAGCCATTGAAAGTGAACAAATTAAACGCGGGACTTTAGAGTGCTGA
- a CDS encoding AI-2E family transporter, translating to MNISLNQLIKWLIVTLLFPLVFINVWLVSLVFRYFQPLVTMFVLAALLGFILNYPVSLLQQRGIKRNYAVALVFFVNLLLLVAVGIILLPIAIEQFNDIGKLLPQWIDASQEKLQRLNDLFISEKLHIDLGEILTKVTDKIPDELENLSDKFVSIVIDTIDSLSEALVTIVLAFYFLLDGTRIWDNIFNKSPWSFVKKLREPIQTNLQNYLIGQGTLALLIGTSQTLMFLVFQVQFGLLFGLGIGIFSLIPFGDVVSLIVITLIIASHDFWLAVKVLAVAVIIDQIIDQAIAPRLLGSLTGVRPVWVLVSLLVGTYVGGLLGLLVAVPVAGLIKDIIDGWDSLSGQPDEVTGDR from the coding sequence GTGAATATTTCGCTTAATCAGTTGATTAAATGGTTAATAGTAACTTTGTTGTTTCCTCTGGTATTTATCAATGTTTGGCTGGTTAGTCTGGTTTTTAGATATTTCCAGCCTTTGGTGACAATGTTTGTATTGGCAGCTTTGTTGGGGTTTATTTTAAACTATCCTGTTTCACTCCTCCAACAACGGGGAATTAAGCGTAACTATGCGGTAGCTTTAGTCTTTTTTGTAAATTTACTACTGTTAGTAGCTGTGGGGATTATATTACTACCAATAGCAATAGAACAATTTAATGACATAGGAAAATTACTCCCACAGTGGATAGATGCTAGTCAGGAGAAGCTTCAGAGGTTGAATGATTTATTTATTAGTGAGAAATTACATATTGACTTGGGTGAAATACTAACAAAAGTCACTGATAAAATACCCGATGAATTGGAAAATCTTTCCGATAAATTCGTCAGCATTGTCATAGATACAATTGATAGTCTTTCTGAAGCATTAGTGACAATAGTTTTAGCTTTTTACTTTTTATTAGATGGAACAAGAATTTGGGACAATATATTTAATAAATCACCTTGGTCTTTTGTTAAAAAACTAAGAGAGCCTATTCAGACTAACTTACAAAATTACTTGATTGGACAAGGCACTTTAGCTTTGTTGATAGGAACTTCACAAACATTGATGTTTTTAGTTTTTCAAGTGCAGTTTGGGTTACTTTTTGGTTTGGGAATTGGGATTTTCAGTTTAATTCCCTTTGGTGATGTTGTGAGTTTAATTGTGATTACTTTAATCATCGCATCCCATGATTTTTGGTTAGCGGTGAAGGTTTTAGCGGTAGCTGTGATTATAGACCAAATCATCGACCAAGCGATCGCACCTCGCCTGTTAGGTAGTTTGACTGGTGTTAGACCTGTATGGGTTTTGGTTTCTCTATTGGTAGGAACTTATGTCGGTGGGTTGTTAGGCTTGCTGGTGGCTGTACCTGTGGCGGGTTTAATCAAAGATATTATTGATGGCTGGGACTCGTTATCTGGTCAGCCTGATGAGGTGACAGGTGACAGGTGA
- a CDS encoding bifunctional orotidine-5'-phosphate decarboxylase/orotate phosphoribosyltransferase, with protein sequence MIFSDKLQTIISQNQSLLFVGLDPNIEMMPDIYKSQDIIAGLWEWMQFIITETADFVCAYKPTLGFYEALGIPGLELLHKTLAAIPNHIPIILDAKHSDLNTSTIFAKTVFTEWQVDAITLTPYTGQDHVAPFLVYPDKAVFILCCTSNPGAEALQQYPTKESPLYLQVVKESKNWGTPEQLGLEVGTTNSEVLSQIRAVAPERIIMARSVWGEGGNLNKILEVGLDTNGNGLLIPVPQDMLAKPNLSEEVKSLRAEINQIKTQVIQNASTCSVWLPDVVSPKQHPLHDLILQLYDIGCIMFGEFVQASGAIFPYYIDLRKIISNPQVFNQVLNGYEEILKNLTFDRLAGIPYGSLPTATGLSLRLDCPMIFPRKEVKVHGTRRLIEGNFYPGETVAVVDDILISGKSVMEGAEKLKSSGLKVQDIVVFIDHEQGVQDRLIENGYRGHAVLTISEITSVLHQSGMINDEQFLALREG encoded by the coding sequence ATGATTTTTTCTGATAAATTACAAACAATTATTTCGCAAAATCAAAGTTTATTATTTGTTGGTCTTGATCCAAATATAGAGATGATGCCTGATATTTATAAATCTCAGGATATCATCGCTGGTTTGTGGGAATGGATGCAATTTATTATCACTGAAACTGCTGATTTTGTTTGTGCTTATAAGCCAACATTGGGTTTTTATGAAGCCTTGGGTATTCCGGGTTTAGAACTACTGCATAAAACTTTAGCAGCTATCCCAAATCATATTCCGATTATTTTAGATGCGAAACATAGTGATTTAAATACTAGCACTATCTTTGCTAAGACAGTATTTACAGAATGGCAGGTAGATGCAATTACACTTACTCCCTATACAGGACAAGATCATGTAGCTCCATTTTTGGTTTATCCTGATAAAGCTGTATTTATTTTATGCTGTACTTCTAACCCAGGTGCAGAAGCTTTACAGCAATATCCTACAAAAGAATCACCACTTTATTTACAGGTAGTAAAAGAATCAAAAAATTGGGGAACTCCAGAACAATTGGGGTTAGAAGTAGGCACTACTAATTCTGAAGTATTATCTCAAATTAGAGCCGTTGCACCTGAACGGATAATCATGGCGCGTAGCGTTTGGGGTGAGGGAGGTAATTTAAATAAAATTTTAGAAGTGGGTTTAGATACTAACGGGAATGGTTTATTAATTCCTGTGCCTCAAGATATGTTGGCGAAACCAAATCTATCTGAAGAAGTTAAGTCTTTACGTGCAGAAATTAATCAGATAAAAACTCAGGTGATTCAAAATGCTTCTACCTGTTCTGTGTGGCTTCCAGATGTTGTTTCTCCCAAGCAACATCCTTTGCATGATTTGATTTTACAGCTTTATGATATTGGTTGCATTATGTTTGGTGAATTTGTCCAAGCATCAGGGGCAATATTTCCTTACTACATTGATTTACGCAAAATCATTTCTAATCCCCAAGTTTTTAATCAAGTCCTTAATGGCTATGAGGAAATTTTAAAAAATTTAACTTTTGATAGATTAGCCGGTATTCCCTATGGTTCTTTACCAACTGCTACTGGCTTATCTTTACGTCTAGATTGTCCCATGATTTTCCCTCGAAAAGAGGTGAAGGTACATGGAACTCGCAGATTAATTGAAGGTAATTTTTATCCTGGGGAAACGGTAGCGGTTGTTGATGATATTCTCATCAGTGGTAAAAGTGTGATGGAAGGGGCAGAGAAGTTAAAGTCGTCGGGGCTAAAGGTGCAGGATATTGTGGTTTTTATTGACCATGAACAAGGTGTTCAAGATAGATTAATAGAAAATGGTTATCGTGGTCATGCGGTTTTAACTATTTCGGAAATCACAAGTGTGCTTCATCAATCTGGGATGATAAATGATGAGCAGTTTTTGGCTTTGCGTGAGGGTTAA
- a CDS encoding cytochrome b/b6 domain-containing protein: MTTTIPPKMRKLPTQAIGAKVFHSISIISLFLMVTSGLQIYNANPVFGGRAGLHIPPIFTLGGWLAGGRHWHFAAMWLFSLNLLWYGIYVLITRRWRHRFVGVNDIKALQKTRNSQRLFYALHRIVYTSIIPILLLALLTGIGMYKPAQFPVIVDMFGSWEALRIVHFSSVPMVVIFAIVHSFLGRKAGGEELTASMFW, translated from the coding sequence ATGACTACAACGATTCCCCCAAAGATGAGAAAGCTACCTACCCAAGCCATAGGGGCTAAGGTTTTCCACTCTATCAGCATCATTAGCCTGTTTCTCATGGTGACTAGTGGACTGCAAATTTATAATGCTAACCCTGTGTTTGGTGGACGTGCCGGTTTACACATACCTCCTATATTTACGTTAGGGGGTTGGCTAGCAGGTGGTAGACACTGGCATTTTGCGGCTATGTGGCTATTTTCCTTAAATCTTCTGTGGTACGGAATTTATGTTTTAATTACTCGACGCTGGCGACATCGATTTGTTGGTGTTAATGACATCAAGGCATTACAAAAAACTCGGAATTCTCAGCGTCTATTTTATGCTTTGCATCGCATTGTTTATACATCTATTATTCCAATTTTATTACTGGCATTATTGACTGGCATAGGTATGTATAAACCTGCTCAATTTCCTGTTATTGTTGATATGTTTGGGAGTTGGGAAGCTTTACGAATTGTTCATTTTTCCTCAGTCCCAATGGTCGTAATATTTGCTATTGTTCACTCATTTTTAGGGCGTAAAGCTGGAGGGGAAGAACTCACAGCCTCAATGTTTTGGTAG
- a CDS encoding molybdopterin-dependent oxidoreductase has translation MDLIRLRRPQLSRRQFLKISGISSMSFLLGGCGTPIFEDLVGTLSEPLNQKIEKLIFSPQQPVPEFSFSEIQPKQLIVNTFRGTPIIDVEKYRLIIDGEVDQPLNLSMAEIQGLPLTSMIIRHVCVEGWAAIVQWGGIRLREIIALAQPKSNVRYAYFKSADGYYESWDIASALHPQTLLAYQKNGEPLPVDNGAPLRLASPIKLGYKQSKWVTQITLTSHLTPFQGYWEDQGYEWFAGV, from the coding sequence ATGGATTTAATCCGCCTACGCCGTCCCCAATTAAGCCGCCGTCAATTTTTAAAGATTTCCGGTATTTCTAGTATGAGTTTTTTGCTAGGTGGCTGTGGTACACCAATATTTGAAGATTTAGTGGGTACACTTTCTGAACCACTGAATCAAAAGATAGAAAAGCTGATATTTAGCCCCCAGCAGCCAGTCCCAGAATTTTCATTTAGTGAAATTCAACCAAAACAATTAATAGTGAATACCTTCCGTGGTACACCAATTATTGATGTTGAAAAATATCGTTTAATTATTGATGGTGAAGTTGATCAGCCTTTAAATTTAAGTATGGCAGAAATTCAAGGTCTGCCCTTAACTTCCATGATTATACGCCATGTTTGTGTGGAAGGTTGGGCTGCGATCGTGCAATGGGGTGGGATACGTTTAAGAGAAATTATTGCTCTTGCCCAGCCTAAAAGTAATGTCAGATATGCTTATTTTAAATCTGCTGATGGCTACTATGAAAGTTGGGATATTGCTTCAGCTTTACATCCCCAAACACTTTTAGCTTATCAAAAAAATGGTGAACCTTTACCAGTTGATAATGGTGCGCCTTTACGCCTCGCTTCGCCAATTAAACTTGGTTATAAACAGAGTAAGTGGGTAACTCAAATTACTCTCACAAGTCATTTAACACCTTTTCAGGGCTACTGGGAAGATCAGGGTTATGAATGGTTTGCAGGAGTGTAG
- a CDS encoding pentapeptide repeat-containing protein: protein MSANQTDKLWRWLIAITVTFACCVTLIVLVFSTPEGLSIEQQLQYRNQGLTTTAIAFLGLGVVINAYYTAKRVDAIHKSAIASEKNLEINLQNAKLSQDRLISERLMAAIAQLGHDKIETRTSSIYVLERIAQDFPQEHWTIMEILTAFVRENAYLRDADNREEDSPPYLSQYKNNERRIQPEESPKIRRDIQAALTVIGRRNSQQDDESKKLDLRYTDLRRADLLGTDLQRADLRGSDLRGADLRSCHLSEANLENIKLAGCVLYEANLSKANLQGANLQGANLNRADLYGANLRGANLVGASLRAANLQGANLYKANLQQATLKVANLTGAKLFLANLQGAKLGKANLYLCGLIGANLNGANLNGANLCGANLNAAKLENTEILFADFTEASLTETDLRKANLMGANLQRANLYQTNLTYANLVGANLADADFYDVKLEGAILTGAKNLASQQICMAIGDRTTKLPDNMEVPIHWRQSKSS, encoded by the coding sequence ATGTCTGCTAATCAGACAGACAAACTGTGGCGTTGGTTGATTGCCATAACAGTTACATTTGCCTGCTGTGTAACTCTCATTGTATTAGTGTTTTCAACTCCTGAAGGATTGTCAATTGAGCAACAATTGCAATACAGAAATCAGGGATTAACTACTACTGCGATCGCCTTTTTGGGATTAGGGGTGGTAATTAACGCTTATTATACAGCTAAACGTGTAGATGCCATCCATAAAAGTGCGATCGCTAGTGAAAAAAATCTAGAAATTAATCTGCAAAATGCCAAACTATCCCAAGATAGATTAATTTCAGAACGCTTGATGGCAGCCATTGCCCAGTTAGGGCATGATAAAATTGAAACTCGCACCAGTTCCATTTACGTTTTAGAGAGAATTGCCCAGGATTTTCCCCAAGAACATTGGACAATCATGGAAATTCTCACAGCTTTTGTGCGGGAGAATGCTTATCTTCGGGACGCAGATAATAGAGAGGAAGATTCACCCCCATACCTGAGCCAATACAAAAACAATGAGCGTCGGATACAACCAGAAGAATCCCCAAAAATTCGCCGAGATATTCAAGCAGCCTTGACTGTGATTGGTAGGCGTAATTCCCAGCAAGACGATGAAAGTAAAAAACTAGACTTACGGTATACTGATCTTAGACGAGCCGATTTGTTGGGGACTGATTTACAACGGGCAGATTTGCGGGGGTCGGACTTACGAGGGGCTGATTTACGTAGTTGTCACCTCAGTGAAGCCAACCTAGAGAACATTAAATTGGCTGGTTGTGTTCTTTATGAAGCCAACTTGTCAAAAGCCAATCTCCAAGGCGCAAATCTCCAAGGCGCAAACCTGAATCGGGCTGATTTATATGGTGCAAATCTGCGGGGGGCTAACCTTGTGGGGGCGAGTTTGCGTGCGGCTAACTTACAGGGGGCTAATCTTTATAAAGCCAACTTACAACAAGCAACTTTGAAAGTGGCTAACCTCACTGGGGCGAAACTATTTCTGGCTAACCTGCAAGGGGCTAAGTTGGGTAAAGCCAACTTGTATCTTTGTGGATTAATTGGGGCGAACCTGAATGGGGCGAACCTGAATGGTGCTAACCTGTGTGGGGCTAACTTGAATGCGGCAAAATTAGAAAACACAGAAATTTTATTTGCTGACTTCACAGAAGCTAGTTTGACGGAAACAGATTTACGTAAAGCCAACCTGATGGGCGCAAATCTGCAAAGAGCAAATCTTTATCAAACTAACTTAACTTATGCCAACTTAGTGGGAGCGAACTTAGCTGATGCTGATTTCTATGATGTGAAGCTAGAAGGAGCAATTTTGACAGGAGCTAAAAATCTAGCATCTCAACAGATTTGTATGGCAATTGGCGATCGCACAACAAAGTTACCAGATAACATGGAAGTACCAATACACTGGCGACAGTCTAAGTCTAGTTAA
- a CDS encoding IS1/IS1595 family N-terminal zinc-binding domain-containing protein, translating into MKCPHCASTSYRKNGHRKGKQNYLCKNCGKQFLESVSPHPEANELMTDITGHSEISVVLENQSITENTTAKSTASFSLSLLEELLQNILSNGWLESPLVSQVIKKIQQPIEDRTDVAETGISLILLDVENLKINIDIETFLASICKYPLKVKIGFANWKNPSIGKQDIDLYERGYQLVHVPDGKDSADAKMMTVGANILRYYPNVKEILVCSGDTILKHLCNELLNQGLTVYWVRRQAQILHIENCNNRQSIFYSLPLTMEIPSLEDVVQKIENLIKSEQESIETKLNNLVAIANLFQERCHLELHNDNSVKLEKTEPLTQTPHSPTTSPTCQELNSQIDLEKLLLEIIQNIYIKSPKTKLSVSKLGTELQRRCGQSPNSIIKKLKLGSSFIKFLQSSPLFTLKANGKEYEVTASKNQSLGCFNS; encoded by the coding sequence ATGAAATGTCCCCATTGTGCATCAACTTCATATCGTAAAAACGGTCATCGGAAGGGTAAGCAGAATTACCTGTGCAAGAATTGCGGTAAACAATTCCTAGAGTCTGTGTCACCCCATCCCGAAGCAAATGAGTTGATGACGGATATCACCGGACATAGTGAAATCTCAGTCGTTTTAGAAAATCAGTCCATAACGGAAAACACGACTGCAAAATCTACAGCGTCTTTTAGCTTAAGCCTATTAGAAGAACTATTACAAAATATCCTATCAAATGGGTGGTTAGAATCTCCGCTAGTCTCCCAGGTTATCAAGAAAATTCAACAACCAATAGAAGATAGAACTGATGTTGCAGAAACAGGAATTTCTTTAATACTATTAGATGTAGAAAACTTAAAAATAAATATTGATATTGAAACATTTTTAGCTAGTATATGTAAATATCCACTCAAAGTTAAAATAGGTTTTGCAAACTGGAAAAATCCCAGCATTGGCAAACAAGATATAGATTTATATGAGCGAGGTTATCAACTCGTTCATGTGCCTGATGGTAAAGACAGTGCTGATGCGAAAATGATGACAGTTGGTGCTAATATTTTACGTTATTATCCCAATGTTAAAGAAATATTGGTTTGCTCTGGAGATACCATTCTCAAGCATCTTTGTAATGAATTGCTAAACCAGGGTTTAACAGTGTATTGGGTACGGAGACAAGCCCAAATATTACATATAGAAAACTGCAATAATAGGCAATCGATTTTCTATTCGCTCCCCTTGACAATGGAGATTCCTTCTTTGGAGGATGTAGTACAGAAAATAGAAAATTTAATTAAGTCTGAGCAAGAATCTATTGAAACTAAATTAAATAATCTCGTGGCGATCGCTAACTTATTTCAAGAACGATGTCATCTAGAATTACATAATGATAATTCAGTAAAATTAGAAAAAACAGAGCCACTTACCCAAACGCCTCATTCTCCCACAACATCCCCTACTTGCCAAGAGCTTAATTCCCAAATAGACTTAGAGAAATTGCTTTTAGAAATTATTCAGAATATCTATATTAAGTCTCCTAAAACTAAATTATCTGTATCCAAACTAGGGACAGAACTACAAAGAAGATGTGGTCAATCTCCTAATTCAATTATCAAGAAATTAAAACTTGGTTCTAGTTTTATTAAGTTTTTGCAGTCATCACCCCTATTTACCTTGAAAGCCAACGGTAAAGAATACGAAGTCACTGCGTCTAAAAATCAGTCTCTGGGATGTTTCAATTCATAG
- a CDS encoding FAD-dependent oxidoreductase, whose protein sequence is MQHNLQAIAKDLVLVGGGHSHAIVLKMFGMKPLPGVRLTLITPTSDTPYSGMLPGHIAGFYSRAQCHINLPRLADFAQAQLYLDQAVDLDLINHKIICANRPAVDFDLLSIDIGSTPATISVSGAAEYAIAAKPVEKLLENWYQLLETVVQNPQQAITLVIVGGGAGGVELALSMQAHLHRILQQAQQPLQNLAIHIFQRQPELMPHHHPSVQYQVQQVLISRGVKLHLGETVSQIAPSPHRETSFTVKCESGFQLECQKVFWVTQASAPQWIKTTGLATDDQGFILVKDTLQSLTHPEVFAAGDIATMKNHPRPKAGVFAVRQGKPLFENLRRMLTGQPLQPYKPQQQYLSLISTGDGRAIATKGCLTLPPHPLLWQWKDKIDRRFMREWGQIN, encoded by the coding sequence ATGCAGCATAATTTACAGGCGATCGCAAAAGATTTAGTATTAGTTGGTGGTGGTCATAGTCATGCCATTGTCCTGAAAATGTTTGGCATGAAACCTTTGCCTGGAGTACGTTTAACTTTAATTACTCCAACTTCAGATACACCCTACTCTGGAATGCTACCGGGACATATTGCTGGCTTTTATAGCCGCGCCCAATGTCACATTAACTTGCCAAGATTAGCTGATTTTGCCCAAGCACAATTATATCTTGATCAAGCAGTTGACCTGGATTTAATCAACCACAAAATAATTTGTGCTAACCGTCCGGCGGTAGATTTTGATTTACTGTCTATTGATATTGGCAGCACTCCCGCTACAATATCTGTATCAGGTGCAGCAGAATATGCAATTGCCGCTAAACCAGTAGAGAAACTATTAGAAAATTGGTATCAGCTATTAGAAACTGTCGTCCAAAATCCCCAACAAGCAATCACTTTAGTTATTGTCGGGGGTGGTGCTGGGGGTGTGGAATTAGCGTTATCTATGCAAGCTCATTTGCATCGAATTTTACAACAAGCTCAACAACCACTGCAAAATTTAGCAATTCATATATTTCAACGTCAACCTGAACTCATGCCGCATCATCATCCATCTGTACAATATCAGGTGCAGCAAGTTTTAATCAGCCGTGGTGTTAAATTACATCTGGGTGAAACAGTATCTCAAATCGCACCATCTCCTCACAGAGAAACATCATTTACAGTTAAATGTGAATCGGGATTCCAGCTAGAATGTCAAAAAGTTTTTTGGGTAACGCAAGCCTCAGCCCCCCAATGGATAAAAACCACAGGACTAGCCACCGATGACCAAGGCTTTATTCTAGTTAAAGATACATTGCAATCTCTTACCCATCCAGAGGTATTTGCAGCAGGTGACATTGCGACAATGAAGAATCATCCCCGACCCAAAGCGGGAGTATTTGCTGTGCGACAAGGAAAGCCATTATTTGAGAACCTGCGGCGGATGTTAACAGGTCAACCACTCCAACCCTACAAACCACAGCAACAATATCTCAGTTTAATTAGTACAGGAGATGGACGCGCGATCGCAACCAAAGGCTGTCTAACTTTACCACCCCACCCACTCCTCTGGCAGTGGAAAGATAAGATTGACAGACGTTTCATGCGGGAATGGGGACAAATCAATTAA
- a CDS encoding pentapeptide repeat-containing protein → MFNVINDFYHATAKQIINRQFSLANILHNIYSHADKLENISPHIIKQKCNLLIEYWQQQKTEELLATVSELEPLAQNYLQYYETIIEFLSDFVRNYAPYISQAGVNSSPKLTMGAEIQAVLTVIAKIHRKTDSENTQLDLSHTDLRGANLKQANLEWANLYYVNLAGANLSQANLSGAILSAANLCGANLSGANLSGAILSAANLSQANLTGANLYQANLYLANLHQASLDDAILNGANLRQAKFLEK, encoded by the coding sequence ATGTTTAACGTAATTAATGACTTTTATCATGCAACGGCAAAGCAAATAATTAATAGGCAATTTTCTCTAGCCAACATCCTCCATAATATATATTCTCATGCAGACAAACTTGAAAATATCTCTCCTCATATAATCAAGCAAAAATGCAACCTATTGATTGAGTATTGGCAACAACAAAAGACTGAGGAATTGCTAGCAACCGTTTCTGAGTTAGAGCCTTTAGCTCAAAATTATCTCCAGTATTATGAAACAATTATTGAATTTCTGAGTGATTTTGTGCGAAATTATGCTCCTTATATCTCTCAAGCAGGAGTTAATAGCAGCCCAAAACTGACAATGGGTGCAGAAATTCAAGCAGTCTTAACTGTAATTGCCAAAATACACAGGAAAACAGACTCGGAAAATACACAACTAGATTTAAGTCATACTGACTTGCGAGGAGCAAATCTTAAACAGGCTAACTTAGAGTGGGCAAACTTATATTATGTGAATCTAGCTGGGGCTAACTTGAGTCAAGCAAATCTGTCTGGGGCAATTCTCAGTGCGGCTAATCTTTGTGGCGCAAACCTTTCTGGTGCTAATCTGTCTGGGGCAATTCTCAGTGCGGCTAACTTAAGCCAAGCTAATCTCACAGGTGCTAATTTATATCAGGCAAATCTTTATTTAGCGAACTTGCACCAAGCCAGTCTTGATGATGCCATATTGAATGGGGCTAATCTCCGACAAGCCAAATTTCTGGAAAAATAA
- a CDS encoding HAD family hydrolase, protein MLRLITDFDGPIMDVSERYYRVYQFCLEEIRYPHQEVQQLAKAEFWQMKRSQIPEKQIALNSGLDETQAQEFAQLRRKTVHTESYFEYDSLIPGAVEALLKIQQAGVDLAVMTMRRVKELDYACQKYDLGRFFPENRCYCLSNDYVKTRDIEDKPLLMARALAELPPAADTWMVGDTEADIAAAKKHDIKVMAVESGIRDRTQLELYYPDLIVPDLSTAVNFILESTVSVTSSKI, encoded by the coding sequence ATGCTGAGACTAATTACCGACTTCGACGGCCCTATTATGGATGTTTCCGAGAGGTATTATCGTGTTTATCAATTTTGCCTAGAAGAAATCCGATATCCCCACCAAGAAGTGCAACAACTGGCTAAAGCGGAATTTTGGCAGATGAAGCGATCGCAAATTCCAGAAAAACAAATCGCCTTGAATTCTGGTCTAGATGAGACGCAAGCTCAAGAATTTGCCCAATTGCGGCGCAAAACAGTGCATACAGAATCCTACTTTGAGTATGATAGCCTCATCCCAGGTGCGGTAGAAGCATTGTTGAAAATTCAACAAGCTGGCGTTGATTTAGCGGTGATGACGATGCGCCGGGTGAAGGAATTAGACTATGCCTGCCAAAAATACGATTTAGGGCGGTTTTTTCCCGAAAATCGCTGTTATTGTCTCAGTAACGATTATGTAAAAACTCGTGATATTGAAGATAAACCCTTATTGATGGCTAGGGCGTTAGCAGAACTACCCCCCGCAGCCGATACTTGGATGGTAGGGGATACAGAAGCTGACATTGCCGCCGCTAAAAAGCATGATATTAAAGTTATGGCTGTTGAATCTGGTATCCGCGATCGCACTCAATTAGAACTTTACTATCCTGACTTAATTGTTCCAGATTTAAGCACTGCGGTAAATTTCATCTTGGAATCTACGGTATCAGTTACATCATCGAAAATATAA